In Nitrosococcus halophilus Nc 4, the genomic stretch AAGCTGGATAGCGACAAAGGGCAATATGCCCCGGTAGATGTGGCTGATTTGAACCTCAGGGGGGGTGACGGCTTTCAGGTAAAAGAGAGAAAAGCCAAAAGGTGGAGTGAGAAAGGAGGTTTGCAAATTCAGGGCAATCAGTACCGCAAACCAGAGCGGATTAAGCCCCAGGTGGATGGCCACCGGCGTAAGGATAGGCACCACGATAAAGCAAATTTCAAGAAAATCAAGAAAAAACCCTAGCAGGAAAATGAGTAACATGCTGATGGCGAGGAAGGTCCAAGCTCCCCCAGGCAGCCCAGACATTAATTCCAAGACCAAGGCATCGCCCCCCATCCCGCGAAAGACTAAACCAAAGGCAGTGGCGCCAATTAAAATAATAAAAACCATGCTTGTCAGGCGCATGGTCTGAGCACTGGCTTCCCGCAGGTTATCCAGGGTCAGTCGCCGGTGGGAGAGCGCCAGAAGCATGGCGCCGAGGGCGCCCACTGCAGCCGACTCGGTGGGGGAAGCAATTCCAAAAAAGATCGAGCCCAGCACCGCAATCACTAAGGCCAAGGGAGGAATGAGGCTTTTGAGGATCTGTAGCCCTAAGCTAGGATGGCCGAGGGTGGCTGTTCTATTAAGGGCTGGAGCAACCTCTGGCCGTCGCCAGGCAGTGACCACAATATAGGCGATATAGAGCAGGATGAGCAAGATCCCAGGAACGACGGCTGCCATGAAGAGCTGGCCTACCGGCACCCCCATGACATCTCCTAATAGGATCAGCACAATGCTGGGGGGGATGATTTGTCCTAAGGTTCCTGCAGAGGCAATAGTCCCGGTCGCCAACTCCTTGGCGTAGCCATGCTTAAGCATGGAGGGCAAGGCAATAATCCCCATGGTGACCACGGTAGCCCCCACTACCCCGGTGGTTGCTGCCAGAAGCGCGCCGACCACTACAATGGAGATTCCCAACCCCCCCCGTAGCCGGCCAAATAATAGGCCCATGGTTTCAAGCAACTCTTCGGCTAGGCCTGATTTCTCTAGGATGACTCCCATAAATACAAACAGGGGCACCGCTAATAGGGTGAAGTTGGTGATGATGCCCCAGATACGCAAGGGCAAGAGTCGAAAGAAATCCATATCCAGGAATATCGTCCCGAAAGCTAACGCAACGCCACCAAGGGTGAAGGCAACCGGATAACCTAAAAGCAGCAGTGCAAATAGCACTGCAAACATCACGAGAGCCCACACTTCCATTATTCAGTCGCCTCCGAATCCTGTCTTAATTTCAGTAAGTTGCGAATAAGATCGGCAATACCTTGGAGGGCGAGTAAACTAAAAGCGAGGGGAATAACGGCTTTCAGAAGATAACGATAAGGGAGGCCACCGGGATCAGGAGAACCTTCATTTTGTAGGAAAGCATTGCGGACAAAGGGCCAGGAGGCGGTAATCACCACAAGGCAGAAAGGGAGCAGGAAGGCGAGGGTTCCGAGGAGATTAATCCAGATTCGAGTTCGAGGACTAAACCAGTGACTGTGGTAGAGGACATCGACTCGCACATGGCCATCATTTTTTAAGGTGGGTGCGGCCCCTAGCAAAAAGATCAGCGCAAAGAGATGCCATTCCAATTCCTGCAAGGCTACGGAGCCGCTTTGGAAAAGATAGCGCATACTGACGTCGTAGCATACCAACAACACCAAAAGCAGCACCAACCAGGCTACTAAGCGGCCCGTCCAACTACTTAATTTATCGATGGAAGTCGCGAATTGTTGAAGTTTTTGTTCTGGAAATCCCATTTTTGGTTATGTCGTTGTTGTTTTAACTTCTGGTGGAACCCGCAAAGTAAAGGTGACGGGACCATCATTGGTCAGGGAAACCTGCATGTGGGCGCCAAAGCGGCCTGCGGCAAGTCTGGGATAGCGGGTTTTAGCTCGAGTAAGCAGGTGTTCAAATATCTGTTG encodes the following:
- a CDS encoding TRAP transporter large permease yields the protein MEVWALVMFAVLFALLLLGYPVAFTLGGVALAFGTIFLDMDFFRLLPLRIWGIITNFTLLAVPLFVFMGVILEKSGLAEELLETMGLLFGRLRGGLGISIVVVGALLAATTGVVGATVVTMGIIALPSMLKHGYAKELATGTIASAGTLGQIIPPSIVLILLGDVMGVPVGQLFMAAVVPGILLILLYIAYIVVTAWRRPEVAPALNRTATLGHPSLGLQILKSLIPPLALVIAVLGSIFFGIASPTESAAVGALGAMLLALSHRRLTLDNLREASAQTMRLTSMVFIILIGATAFGLVFRGMGGDALVLELMSGLPGGAWTFLAISMLLIFLLGFFLDFLEICFIVVPILTPVAIHLGLNPLWFAVLIALNLQTSFLTPPFGFSLFYLKAVTPPEVQISHIYRGILPFVAIQLIALVLLLVFPELGLWLPTTMDRWQGLGG
- a CDS encoding TRAP transporter small permease subunit, with the translated sequence MGFPEQKLQQFATSIDKLSSWTGRLVAWLVLLLVLLVCYDVSMRYLFQSGSVALQELEWHLFALIFLLGAAPTLKNDGHVRVDVLYHSHWFSPRTRIWINLLGTLAFLLPFCLVVITASWPFVRNAFLQNEGSPDPGGLPYRYLLKAVIPLAFSLLALQGIADLIRNLLKLRQDSEATE